A genome region from Mycobacterium florentinum includes the following:
- a CDS encoding nitroreductase family deazaflavin-dependent oxidoreductase, which translates to MQEFDEERFRTDTVALQAFNEQIIQEFRENDGKVGGALQDMAVLLMTTTGAKSGLSHLTALAYFTVDGAMVIVGSRGGATNDPAWVHNLRANPQVRLEVGTESFEAIAREALGAERDSLFGQVVSQAPNFGVYQTKTTRVIPVFELQRRN; encoded by the coding sequence GTGCAAGAGTTTGACGAAGAACGCTTCCGCACCGACACGGTCGCGCTGCAGGCATTCAACGAGCAGATCATTCAAGAGTTTCGGGAAAACGACGGCAAAGTCGGCGGCGCCTTGCAAGACATGGCCGTGCTGCTGATGACCACGACCGGCGCGAAATCGGGTCTGTCGCACTTGACCGCGCTCGCCTATTTCACGGTCGATGGCGCCATGGTGATCGTCGGTTCCCGCGGGGGCGCGACGAACGATCCCGCCTGGGTGCACAACTTGCGTGCCAATCCGCAGGTGCGCCTGGAGGTGGGCACCGAATCGTTCGAGGCCATCGCCCGGGAGGCCTTGGGTGCGGAGCGCGATTCGCTGTTTGGTCAGGTGGTGTCCCAAGCACCGAATTTCGGGGTGTATCAGACCAAAACCACGCGCGTGATCCCGGTGTTCGAACTCCAACGTCGGAATTGA
- a CDS encoding 3-hydroxybutyrate dehydrogenase: MAPRSARKGKPLMIRGRSVVVTGSTSGIGLALARAFAAEGANVTLNGFGDPEAIEQQRREIEETFGVTAAYSGADVTKPVEIAEMIGDAEETFGSVDVLVNNAGVQFVAKLEDFPVEKWDAVIATNLSAVFHTSRCALPGMKRRGWGRIINIASAHGLVASAEKSAYVAAKHGVVGLTKVAAIETADCGITCNAICPGWVMTPLIAQQIEAFANTAGKSFDEAKQEFVAEKQPMARFTRPEDVGALAVFLAGDAAATITGASYSIDGGWTAQ; this comes from the coding sequence GTGGCGCCGAGATCCGCCCGGAAAGGAAAGCCGCTGATGATCCGCGGAAGATCCGTCGTCGTAACGGGTTCCACGTCGGGTATAGGCCTTGCCCTCGCACGGGCCTTTGCTGCGGAGGGGGCGAACGTAACCCTCAATGGCTTCGGCGACCCGGAGGCCATCGAGCAGCAGCGGCGTGAAATCGAGGAGACTTTCGGGGTGACGGCGGCCTATTCGGGCGCCGACGTGACCAAGCCGGTCGAGATCGCCGAGATGATCGGCGACGCCGAAGAGACCTTCGGATCGGTCGATGTCCTCGTCAACAACGCCGGCGTCCAGTTCGTGGCGAAGCTGGAGGACTTTCCGGTCGAGAAGTGGGACGCGGTGATCGCGACAAATCTGTCGGCCGTCTTCCATACGTCTCGGTGTGCACTGCCCGGGATGAAGCGCCGCGGCTGGGGCCGCATCATCAACATCGCTTCGGCGCACGGCCTTGTGGCGAGCGCCGAAAAGTCGGCCTATGTTGCGGCCAAGCACGGCGTTGTCGGACTGACCAAGGTGGCGGCGATCGAAACCGCCGATTGCGGGATCACCTGCAACGCAATCTGTCCGGGGTGGGTCATGACCCCTCTGATAGCGCAGCAAATCGAAGCGTTCGCCAACACGGCGGGGAAGTCCTTTGACGAAGCCAAGCAGGAATTCGTCGCCGAAAAGCAGCCGATGGCCCGCTTCACTCGTCCGGAAGACGTTGGCGCACTTGCGGTTTTCCTGGCCGGCGATGCGGCTGCGACCATCACCGGCGCGAGCTACTCCATCGACGGCGGCTGGACCGCCCAGTAA
- a CDS encoding DUF732 domain-containing protein produces the protein MTALMMYRPWTVRRSTEVHQPTVWADFINAAAAALRPLAVAAGILTAGAALPALAQADPSPDPITPALNGMGNGTNGSVTNSLAGIGQSICPALVKPGATLASVTSQLGLIKGLPPNMAGMVASMAIQMECPGVMTSLANGKMPFPMQLPGANPFPLPGAGPAAPAPFALPGR, from the coding sequence ATGACCGCACTGATGATGTACCGCCCATGGACTGTCCGTCGCTCCACAGAGGTTCACCAACCGACGGTATGGGCAGATTTCATCAATGCGGCTGCGGCGGCGCTTCGTCCGCTCGCGGTTGCGGCGGGCATACTCACCGCCGGGGCCGCCTTGCCCGCTCTCGCGCAGGCCGACCCGTCCCCCGACCCCATCACCCCCGCGCTGAACGGTATGGGAAACGGCACCAACGGCTCGGTGACCAACAGTCTTGCCGGGATCGGCCAGTCGATCTGCCCGGCGCTGGTCAAGCCGGGTGCGACCCTCGCATCGGTGACCTCGCAATTGGGTCTGATCAAAGGACTTCCGCCCAACATGGCCGGAATGGTCGCCAGCATGGCGATCCAGATGGAATGCCCGGGCGTGATGACATCGCTGGCCAACGGCAAGATGCCGTTTCCGATGCAACTTCCCGGCGCCAATCCGTTCCCGCTGCCAGGTGCCGGCCCCGCCGCGCCGGCGCCGTTCGCGCTGCCGGGCCGTTAG
- a CDS encoding MarR family winged helix-turn-helix transcriptional regulator yields the protein MLARRSAEAHDLSSTQMRVLVWLFVGPPPVARSTTLARELNVADPTVSDAIAALIRKGLVVRSRDPHDGRRRDLVLTQAGRKAATELSRWTAPAEIATSKLDRVEAEQLLDSLLIVISKLHEAQLLPVVRACSTCTQLETIAADTRSYRCRFYDTPMSVSDLRVDCAEHVTA from the coding sequence AGTGCGGAGGCCCACGATCTGTCGAGCACCCAGATGCGGGTGCTGGTCTGGCTTTTCGTCGGACCGCCGCCCGTGGCGCGCAGCACCACGCTGGCTCGCGAACTCAACGTCGCCGATCCGACCGTCAGTGATGCCATCGCGGCGTTGATCCGCAAGGGTCTGGTGGTGCGCAGCCGGGATCCACACGACGGACGCCGCCGCGACCTGGTGCTGACCCAAGCCGGGCGCAAGGCCGCGACCGAATTGTCCCGCTGGACAGCGCCGGCGGAGATCGCGACGTCCAAGCTGGACCGTGTCGAAGCAGAGCAGTTGCTCGACAGCTTGCTGATCGTCATTTCGAAACTACATGAGGCGCAACTGCTTCCGGTCGTACGTGCATGCAGTACCTGTACACAGCTGGAAACAATCGCAGCCGACACACGAAGCTATCGGTGCAGGTTCTACGACACGCCGATGTCGGTCTCCGATCTACGGGTCGACTGCGCCGAACACGTCACCGCCTAG